In the genome of Ptychodera flava strain L36383 chromosome 13, AS_Pfla_20210202, whole genome shotgun sequence, one region contains:
- the LOC139148338 gene encoding uncharacterized protein has product MGPESEITGQALLTAVYSQNWPAPDPSRTPLRGFQGDKRRQNARVGSAKNVRRGGLLSTEERAELMASRPLTPSVSLHSNTLDKDTLKWKSWTSNNDDQSSYTDLSLYKITQDTFRKLTNQVRDVNSMMTNKYRNAGFKKYYVTKDKVSPAVHPSQLASSLRSTRPSYERYPANDVEDIAIQSRPLSRTDRARQVSPRPASSLPRRPHSTMSYYSARSTSPLNEYDSLTPEIAGELGDLNNPTPFYDVPEGPFRTVKSRTWSDSSEEEGDDDDEKTDAEEKTGKDEDDDKHNEPKQGDDEQKEEKEIRHKEFIIPSDLEDFDDDDVDFNESSVEEPEEEYSEPLSKPFCNMDLLYLACLEEDWKEVLETKPEGDEETYMERLVELERLQWVTVNWEYDKLRSGKKSQRHRNGNDRVQSAGPGARPKSRNCVDDCMQPACAGDCPSKRVMSAKGCYHCRKRTCNGSCTEYGYQHFIRSPRTDSDDEIQKRPKSCQSCTRKSTRANTINANNTILGRPKSLYATFSTSELYSTDPKPISAGAIQSANQVIITPRPSTAPSGRSRPSTGKSSRPKGRDSVNIGKSFTSQRKNSITKPVSVNIVTANSRVKSAKKRRPRTAKK; this is encoded by the exons ATGGGACCAGAAAGCGAGATCACGGGACAAGCGCTGTTGACAGCGGTATACAGTCAAAACTGGCCAGCACCGGACCCATCGAGAACGCCGTTGCGTGGTTTTCAAGG GGACAAGAGACGGCAAAATGCAAGAGTCGGCAGCGCTAAAAACGTTAGGCGAGGTGGACTTCTGTCAACGGAAGAACGAGCTGAGCTGATGGCTTCCAGACCGTTGACACCAAGTGTCAGTTTGCACAGCAACACCTTGGACAAG GATACTCTGAAGTGGAAATCGTGGACCAGTAACAATGACGACCAAAGCAGTTACACAG aTCTCTCCCTCTACAAAATCACACAG GATACGTTTAGGAAGCTAACAAATCAAGTGCGGGATGTCAATAGTATGATGACCAACAAATACCGCAATGCAGGTTTTAAG AAATATTATGTTACCAAGGACAAGGTATCACCAGCTGTTCATCCAAGTCAATTAGCATCCAGTTTACGCTCCACACGGCCCTCATATGAACGTTATCCAGCAAATGATGTGGAAGACATTGCTATTCAATCAAGACCACTGAGTCGCACAGATAG AGCTAGACAAGTATCCCCCAGGCCTGCATCATCGTTGCCAAGACGACCCCATTCAACAATGTCATACTATAGTGCCAGATCTACTTCTCCGTTAAATGAATACGACAGCCTGACACCTGAAATAGCAGGTGAGTTAGGGGATCTCAATAACCCTACACCCTTTTATGATGTGCCAGAAGGACCCTTTAGGACAGTGAAAAGTAGAACCTGGTCAGATTCATCAGAGGAGGagggtgatgatgatgatgagaagACAGATGCAGAGGAGAAGACAGGAAAAGATGAGGATGATGATAAACATAATGAACCAAAGCAGGGTGATGATGAacagaaagaagaaaaagaaatcagACACAAAGAGTTCATCATCCCATCAGATTTGGAggattttgatgatgatgatgttgattttaATGAATCCAGTGTTGAGGAACCCGAAGAGGAGTACAGTGAACCCCTCTCAAAACCATTCTGTAATATGGATTTGTTGTATCTGGCATGTCTGGAAGAGGACTGGAAAGAGGTTCTGGAAACGAAACCAGAAGGCGATGAAGAGACTTACATGGAAAGACTGGTTGAGTTGGAAAGATTGCAGTGGGTCACCGTCAACTGGGAATATGATAAACTGAGAAGTGGGAAGAAGTCTCAGAGACACAGGAATGGGAATGACAGGGTTCAGAGTGCCGGTCCTGGTGCCAGGCCAAAATCACGGAATTGTGTCGATGATTGTATGCAGCCAGCATGTGCTGGGGACTGTCCATCAAAACGTGTGATGTCTGCCAAGGGTTGTTATCACTGTAGGAAGAGAACTTGTAATGGTAGCTGTACTGAATATGGTTATCAGCATTTCATACGGTCACCGAGAACTGATAGCGACGATGAAATACAAAAGAGGCCTAAATCCTGTCAAAGTTGCACTCGGAAATCCACCCGTGCAAACACCATCAATGCCAACAACACTATCCTTGGCAGACCAAAGTCTCTTTACGCTACATTTAGCACATCAGAACTTTACAGCACAGATCCCAAACCCATCTCAGCAGGGGCCATACAATCAGCAAATCAGGTGATTATAACGCCAAGACCAAGCACCGCACCATCAGGCAGATCTCGTCCATCCACTGGCAAATCCTCTCGACCAAAGGGGAGGGACTCTGTAAACATTGGCAAGAGTTTCACATCTCAGAGGAAAAACTCAAttacaaagcctgtcagtgttAACATCGTCACTGCAAATTCCAGAGTCAAGTCGGCCAAGAAACGCCGGCCAAGAACTGCTAAGAAATAA